The region ACATGATCAGATTAGAGGGAAGGGGaggggcaaaaaaaaattacctggCTCACCTCAAAAAAATGCTCAGATGTTACACATAAATTCAGGCACCAATTCCCATCCATTCACATACACacctaaaaaaaaagtgtgctACTGCAGCATATATTTGGCACTTTATATTTATTGTGACATCTGAGACACGCATTGATTTATGCATATGATTTGCATTAACAGAAATATGTGTTTTATAATTTCTAGAAcatatttgaattataaaaatgatggaGTTATAAAGTGTACATTACtttgtatgtataaaaaaagaCTAATCCATGTCAACTCATCACTGAGAAATTCTTCATAAAATTGATGAGAAATCATGCAAATTGCACATAATTAAATATGCattaatttgcatatatttaagataattttaaaaaacataCTTTAAAAATGTAGAGCATCCCATAAGATTCAGAATGAATGGTCATGACATACACATTTTATCAGTATCTCCATGTACCAATCACTTTTgtaaaaatcttcaaaatttttgGTGGAATGTTGCATATTCAAGATTAAaaaaacctacatgtagtgTAGAGCAAGTCATAGGCCTCAAAATGAATGGTCACATCGATATACTTTTtctgagaataaaaaaaatcttgtggCATTTctactatggtatgccaatgcagTACACAACACACACCTAAgtatcattttcaaaaattaaattaatactTAGGTGAACAAAAATGctaatttccatacatttgcaatgtatttttcattagtaacttttttaattaattttggtaaatttttgtattcaccagagcactcaaaaacttgaatttttgacatatttttgtgtactCCCTCTATTGGTAGAaggtaatatggcaagaaaattctcatttttcaatccctatttttgattgagaaaaaaaataagtaaaaggATCAAATTTACTAAAGAGTCGAAATATATGATGATTAGCTGCAATGGAATCTGACAGTGTtaaaccaattggaggcaactggtttcaactggaaccagttggatcttccagttggaatgaactttaataattagttacaaattgtACCAACcattgctcatgccaacacagaaaCATTGTTATATGTCTATTAATACAGGGCATTGATAAAAATTTAGACTctcatacatgcatgtatatatttatttatatggaAGAGCTTTgaatatatgtatttgtatttgatgtaatttggaAACAGTAAttggtgtactaattatcttttaatctgttaaaggtcaagtccacctcagagaaatgttcatttgaatcaatagagaaaatcagacaagcacaatgctgaaaatttcatcaaaatcggatgtaaaataagaaagttatgacatttcaaactttcacttattttcaacaaaatagttatatgaacgagccagttacatccaaatgagagagtcgatgatgtcactcacaatttcttttgttttttattgtttgaattataccaaatttcaatttttacgaatttgacaattaggacctccttgcctgaagcacaaaatgtttaataaaataatggaattccacgtgttcagggaggaatgaaacttcatttcacatggcaatgatgagaaaataaaaatatttcatataataaaatacaaaagaaatagtgagtgagtgatgtcatcaactctctcatttggatgtaactggctcgttcatataactattttgttgaaaataagcgaaactttaaaatgccataagtttcttattttacatccgattttgatgaaattttcagtgttatggttgttgaatttttctctttttattcaaatcaagtttttgttatggtggacttgtcctttaaaattgTAGTCTTTAATATACTTGAGAATGAAATGATACATTGTAAATGATGATGAATCACACAATACATTAATCTGTACACATTGGCAGATGCAaatcaactggtttcaattggatctagttgggtaactggaaaaatattccaatttaattggaaaccaattggaagtcatttccagttacccaactggatccatttaagatttccagttacccaactggatccagttaggatttccagttatcCAACTGATGCTAGCGTTGTGTATTAGTGTTGTGTGTTAGCGTGCCTCACCGATGTTTTAAGTGTgggtgtgaatgcagttggaaaacaacccgtccatcggaaaggatgcaaatgttggtcccgtgtataggagagtcacaacctatgcacTTAAAACCAAGACACTATTCATCAAAGAGAAGGGTATTCACCCGGTGTATTACAGCTGACGGCCCATGGTACTACAATActgcaagaatcttcaggattgaaggaggcagtcagtgtacatgtagcttgaagAAAGGAATTacaagtcatttccagttaacaactttccagttagaagtcattttcagttacccaactggttccagttagaagtcatttccagttacccaactgggtcccgttaggatttccagttacccaactggttccagttaggatttccagttgcctgACTggttccaattggtttcaattaaaattgttatattccagttaaaaccaattgaaaccagttaaaaccaattgaaaacaattgaaaccagttggaaatccaactggtttcaattggattttggtcttGAGATGGACTACTATCAAACAGAGAATAAGTGGTTGCATGTAAACCTGAGCTGTGCCACTGAGGCTGAGTCGAATCAATTTCCAAATCGATGTCATCGAGTACCGTGGTGGTGTTGCTGATTTTGCAAATTCggtgcattgaaaaaaaatgagtgtgcacgtgtgaaaaaagaaatgtgggGGAAAATATGAACTGCCTTTaggccattaatttgaagtttattttaaTCCTAGTTCGAGTTTTACTAATTTGTTTGTGCTGATATAATTTTTGTACGACGAATTTAATGAATGGAATTTATCGTCATTGATAGCGCATGCGCAATGTGCTTTAATCAAACTAGTTAAAAATTTATCTATAGAGgaaaattatgactataataaACCTtgctttcattaaaaatatgaccatagaacattatttcaTCGAAATAATTGAACAATAACCATATGAATTTAGACCTTGATGTgaaacatttgtatttcatttccaaaaaatTGATGCATCGATGTTTGATCAAATCaaagctgtcgaacaccggtttacAAAATGACTCAGGCCTAGTCGCATGTCACGATCATCAATCACAGTGCTAACGTTAGTGCGAGGTTAGCTATTCTAACTAACCAAGTTAGGCTCTATCAGGCGCTGATTGTAATACAATTATATAGACCAACACTAATAATTATTTGCAtgttatttacattttatttgtaaattagATCTATTTGTATTTACAactaaaatgtttattaattcaaatctgaaaattttcaaagttattgcattcaaaataaaatgaaagttgttattttatttaacttttttttcattcactttccagttaacatgaaaaataagttgTGGAGACAAAGCAGACAAGGATCTTTCATCAAGCACTAACAATGGCACAACAAAACCAATTACTTTTCAATCTGGGTATTCCGTGCAACCCCCAGAACATGGTTACCAAGTTCCACAATCCAGGCCCGGTTATCATTGAGCGTCTTGCTGGAAGCAAACAGACAAAGCCAGAAGTTACTGGTGAACGCTCAGAGCAACCAGTCGTGTTCAATGTTATCTCCAAAGAAAAGATAGCTTTCGCTATGCAGCTTGCAAGACGGGATATGAAGAACAAGATACAAGAGCAGAAACAACACCACAGGCAGCAGGTTCAAGAGAAAGGAGAATTGGCAAAGCCACGAAAGAATTTAGgtaaaaagaagaaggaagttGAGAAAACCAGTAAATCGCAACACAGACCACACGACCGCCTCTCCAAGAAGTCAAATACCAATGCTCATAAGAAGTCAAATAACGATGCCCAGAAGAAGTCGCTGAAAACACAAACACCTTCAAATGGGCTTCCTGGACTTGTTCTGTTATCACACGATCAGCCATGTAATATTGAAAGAGAGGCAAAACGGGGTTTGACCAAGGAAGATTCTCTGTCGAAACCAAATTCAACCCTCAGGAATATCAACTTGCAGCAGAAGCAAGAGATTGCAAGACTAAAAAGGGAACTTCAAACTTACATGGATCAGATGAACACATCAAAACGTATGTAGCCAGGGTTTATATTCACATTGGGGAGGGGGTGGGCATTTCTACAAGCAGTTTCTCTCTCATATAATCTAATACCAAGTATACAAAACCTGTTTTGTTTACTACTAGTTTAGCTGGATAATTGCTGCCTGCTCTACACTTAAATAGGTCACATACCAACTGAGTCTGATTTTCATTTAGGATTATGCCCAGATTGTCTACATGTAGTCCAGTTTGACCCCTGTTAGAGGCCCAAATGCTAACTTTTGCAAAGCCAGCAGATATAGATGAACACTAAAAAATTCCCCAAGACAGAACCTATACTCGCCATCACCCATTCTCAActgttgaaattttgaaaaggaTGAATGCAGTGTTTAACGAGTTTGTAAATATCCCTCTATGTTGGCTTTGGGTAAGGGTAAGTCTCCGTTTAACAGGGTCCAAACTGGATTAGGTTCCACTGTGTCTACCAATTATTTTACACTTCGTCACAACAATTGACCAGTTAGATACTGTATTAATTAAATGGTCTTGGACCAAGTGGATATAAGATGACGGGAAATCAGGCAAAATAGTTTAGGGCAATCAGACCAAGTAGATGAACTaggaattttttatttttacataccTCTGCTTAAAATTGAAGTAGTCAtcagaagcattttttttgtgtgtgtggggagGTCTCATTCCTGTGGTAATATTCCATGTGGGGatgtcatggtctagtggttacgactctcgtctttccATAAGAGGGATGTGGGTTTGAAGCCCAGCTTAATCCCAGGTGAATGGGTTcccagtaggaagaaattcctttaaagctttagcgcctatactcagctacagctggggtaatgatACCAACAAGTATCAAGCGCAGCAGTGTGTATTTATAGTGGAGCTAGGCTATACAAATGGaacaaattgtttttaaatatatttaattcatctactttaaatttgaattatgtgTACTCTGATTATTTAGGGgttatcaaggtcaaaggtcacagataATTAATGACCTGGTAAAGACCTGGGGTTGAAAAAAAGACAGTGGCCTAATTAAATTTTTGTCAATTCGGGAGTGGTCAGGCTTACTATTAGGGGTGAAGATTTTACTTCAATACTATGGATTTAGATGATTTTGTCAATGAGGTTCCATAATTGGTCCATCTCTAAATCTCTTAAAATTATTTTGGCATGAGACCTGTTGTTAATACATgaatgaattataattttttttttgtggagtAACACTTGCACTGACATCTTGTGCCATGGGTTACCCATGGGAGTAGAAACTGGGTTCATCATCCCTTTGGGTGCATGCATATATCTTGCCTTAACCTTTGATATCTTTATGGCTAGCCCTGTATATGTTTTGGCACATCACTATATTACATcacaaatgagaaaaaaagtattaaaaaaagtgGCCTTGGATTAATTTCATCCCTGATATGTGTGTCATTtaatataaattacaaatttttgtattctaatacaaattttatttgtattgaaTAGGTACTGAATCTGTAGATGTGAAAAGCTCTCCAGATAGAACAGCAATGTTAAGAGCGGGATTAGAGTCTCTTATGAGAGCTAAACCAAATCGTGTTGAAAGGCCTGAGGTCAGGAAATCAAGACAAcagaggaaggaaagaaaacatattCAAAGTAGCAGTGTTATCCTTCCAATGTCTGTTAGAGCAAGGGTAAGTAGTCATTTTCAGTACATGATATTCATTTACAATTGCATTGAACATAACCAGGGGGGGAGCCTAAGTCATATTTCTAGCTTATACATTTTAGCCACAAATTTTCTACAGGGGATGGAGGGATTGGCAAGGGTACAAAGGttagatttttcaaaatttatatgaaAATTAATTAGAATTTTCTTCTTAGTAAAGTTAATGAGAGGTAACTTGTGAAGTATGCATGCTTATATCCCAGGTAAACCCatcttttgctttttatgttTTCCATTAAGATTAGATCATGGTGGGATGATAATCCCTGGCTGTGGTGCCGGGAGGCTGTGATTACCAATTAATCAGCCCTTTTCCAGATTAGTGAAAATCGTTTACAAATTCACTGTTTCTCACTggggaaagaaagatataaaaatTCAGCTTTGAATCGCAAAAAGTAACTTACTTCAGATTCATGTAAAAATCTTATTTCCATTTATTCACAGTTTGAAATGGTAATATAATAGTATTTTTACTCATCGTCTATTCAACAAAATTTTCCAAAACAGCATCATAACAAGGAGTTACATGAACCAGTAGAAGGGTCCATGCACTTCACTAAGCCCACCAAGTCATCAACCTCCAAGGCCATACCTGCAGGAGATGTGGTTAGAAGGGAAAGGTCAAGGACTTTATCGAAAGGAGAGGTTAAACCATCATGGGCACCGCCGGGATCCCCTCAAAGCTTTCATAGAGTTCGCTTATCAAAGCATGTTAGGGCTCCCTCACATGGTGATAGTGATTTACATGTAGCTTCCAACGTGGAGTCTCAAGAAGGTAGAGAAAGGACCATTGATTATGAAGAGAGAAGGTTACAACAAGAACAGGAATATCACAGTGATTCTTCAGGTGACAGAGATGAGGAAATGAGGATGAGGCTTTCCAAGCATGTTAGGGCTCCCTCACATGGCACTAGTGATTTAGTTTACTCCAAGGAATCTCTGGGTGATAAATCATGCAGGACAAGAATCAGTGATATCGGAGAACATGTGTCACAGCACAAAGAGGAATATCATAGCCATTCCGCAGGACACAGGGGTGAGGAAAATGCTGGTGCAAGGCTAACCCAAGAAGGGAGTGCATCTCATGCCTATAAATCAAGTGCTGAGAGTGAAGCCAGTGGAAATAGTTCAAGGATGAAATCTTTTAAACCGCGAAGTACCCAAGACTCATGCTTTCCACCTTCTATAGAATCCGCAACTCAACATACGGTAAATATTTCTGCAAAGTACAGAGCAGCCCAAAATACCTCAGGGTGCTCCACCAGGGCAGAGCTCGtgcacatgaccagggtcaagaATTACTGGgtaaaaatttacaaaaagaaaagaaatcaaagagaATGTTTCAACTTATAAACATGGATTTTTAGTAAACTATCGAGAGGCTCccttcatcaaaattttgattccAGTTTCTTTTCCATGaagataaataatgaaaaatgagcATCCAGAATGTCCAATTCAAAAAGCAGTTTGAAATTGGCGAGATCATTGATGTCGTCGAGAGAGCACACATGCACAAAACACAATGCCTTTTATTCATGATATAATGTAtactgtaggggaaggcggggtaagttgtgacactttttgcattttgcatgttagaattgatatgactagtactattgtagaaataagtaccttgcctttaaatttgattcttgggaaatgtttttcatctacatataactttctacccccacactgaaagtcatcgtgacctttgaaaaaaccgatgtcaaatggctcaacttgccccatatatggggtaagttgtgccactgtctggggtaagttgagccacaaaaactacgtacaaaatgtatggggggagaaccagcatgtcaattttttgtttaaagtcttttcacttgctaattctctataaatactaacatcctttaaaaggaaaagagtagtcatgtaaatttgctcctttcagcctgcatttcaatcgatttttatggtttgtttgtttttaagatacattaccataagaattaccatggctcaacttgccccatgctgtttggctcaacttaccccagtcctaacttagtgcgataattttgtatccacacatttattatgcatccatcatataaaagactataataagaatgaagatccatacctggactaacaatgttgttatcatgtctttactatgttcaaagacgtgtgtgtgtatgaagcacttatctatttcacacccttttttacttttttggctgaaattcatacttttccctctaaaaaaactactttttgtttcaaagtggaaaacaatgtggtggggttagggttatgctatgggtcatcaatacatgacaccaccacaatgtctgactcattcattattggcctggggctggtggctcaacttgcccctatgctcaacttaccccgccttcccctacatgatGGTGAAGTGGGAAGTCCCGGATTATCATGCATATTCatatattacaaatgaaaaGCATTGTTTGCTCTCCCAACAACAATCTTGCCTTTTTTCAATCTGATGTTCGATACTCTTTGTGTTGGACATACTGAATGccaattttctcctttttcatgGAAAGGAACTTGGAATCACAATTTGATTGGTGGGATTCTCTAAACAATTTACTGAAGATTCCATGTAAGTGGAAACTTTTGAATGCCTGCTTTTCTTTTTTAGACAATTTTGTTACTCTTTACCCTATGATTCTTGGCCTTGTTCAGCCACTCAagtaaagcccccccccaaaaaaaaaaagcatttcatgactttttttataaatcctttgcatcttttgagaccagaCTCAAAATGTCTGAATACATGACATTGAACTTCCAACTTTCCATACatgtcagatttaaaaaaatcaaaaatttgattttatacaaCTTTGTAGTCCTTTGCAATTATTTTCAGGATATGAAGGACAAAGTCTTGACGCTCTTAGTAGATGATGTCTTAGAAGATGTAGTGCAGGAGTTTGAGAGGCTAAATCATGATACAATGTTACCAGGACAGAACCAGATCGCAGACAGTACCCCAACATTTGAGAATCTCATGCAAGAACTAGAATACATGGAGGTAAGAACCTTTTATTCAATATTGACAGattgaaaatcataaatgaatttCATTGTTAGTTTGATGTTTAATAATTGCCTGGTCTATCAccacctggggcctgttgcagaaagggttgcatttaaatgcaagtcaaaatatcaagcgcaagtcccgaatacgggtgcttcattgattgaaaatcaagttgcgtagATTTTTTTAGTTGCGTTTggtcgcaactctttctgcaacaggcccctggtgtgAGTAACCCATTGGTTTCTGACTTGGGTACTTGCCACATGCTTTGTACTTGAACCACCTAGTTCCAGTTGAATTATCTGTAGGTGTTGAAAGGTATTTGCTGGCGGTAAATATGTGTAGCAAGTAAGAGCAGTATGAAAATAGAAGTATGATACTTATAGCCAAGATTCTTTATGTAATTTGTAAAGAATTATTAATATGAGAATGCTAAGGGGGAAAGGTCGGGGCCAATTATTCTCAACCACAACTGCTTCTAAGCTTTCTACTTTGAAATTTGGGATTTATATGCATTTTGGTATACTTATTCCTCTGACTTGGTGTTGCCAGTCGTCAGTATTTCAGGTAACAGGTCAACAATCAAATCATTGCAGTATGGATTGCATGcacacatctttaaatattCCCCGAACATAAATGTTTCGTAATAGTGTGTCAccagtttctttcttttatatgtTTAAATAAACGTGTCCTTGTAGGGTCAGGTGGCATATTGTGAATTTTGAATTGTGGAAATTTGCATCTTGACTTTTGAATTGCAGTACTAGTAtgctaaaaaaattgtactCTGTGGCTCTTTCATCCACAGCTTTCTATTTCACTGACTTTGTGATTTCACGATTTGCTCTCATTGGTCATTGTTATTGTGCTGTTTTTCTACTTGGTGTCATTTTTTTagatggaagaagaaagaaTACGACAACGGTGGAAGCAAGTGAAGTACCATGACCCTCAAGTTTCAAAGTCAAATGAAGGTCATGAGTCCAgggtaaatgaaattaataCGATGGGATCCCTACTTGATGATGCCCAGCGAATGGAAAGGTGGGTTATGTCAAATAGTATTTGACACCCCATAAGACTGGGGAGGGGGCTGATTGAGCAACCCTAAGATCTTGGTCATATATCTCTCCAATTTAACCAAACTTGGTACACCCTTTATCCTGTCACATAATCTTCAAGATTTAATATGGGGAATTACGATATCTCTACTTTATAAGCTAAATTTTTGGTTTGTTTATAGCTTTATTTAGTTCTAAAATAATATGCATGCATTGATGCTATTAGCTAAATATTTTGAAGTATGATAATAGATCATTGTCTTTATTACCAGTATGCCTTTCTCAGTGGCATAATTGTTGTGCTGATGATCATATTCCAGACTTGAAGCAAGTGGCATAACTGTTGTTTTTACGGGTCAGTAataaatagcgtggataaccatggcttccttggttatccacgctattttattcatgagtccgtTCTTCAAACAGTAGACagtgaataaaatagtgtaATTAACtatggcaacaggcatcaatttggcgcactgtgacaaaagcgcgcatcagcattggacgttttttaataaactttctaaataagtgtaatttatacaggaaatatgcataaaccatgggttcaaccaatggttttaaaaaccacctttgtgaatttgagtCACTGTGACTGCTCCCATCTGTGGACAAGGTTAAGGTTTATCCTTCAGCTTGCAGTAGATGTTGCTTAGAAAGAGGAATCGGAGAGGATGAAATATAAGAAAGATCTAGCTTTCAGTCATCTAAAATTTTCTATGATTTATTCAAGAGAGAATTTAAAAGATATTAAACATATTACAAGATCTAGATTTGTCTTAATGTAGTTTGAATTTTATGCATATTGCAATaacttcaaaaaaataaattgtaaataaatgaatttctttaaaatcattaatcattaacaaatttttctttctttagaaaggaaatatgaaaatatcatctggcaaaagaaaaagatttcactttcattaattttctttttctgctAAAGGTTGAATAGTGCCCCTCTGCAACACAGTATCGTATTCACCAATACTCAACACTCTGGCAACCAGAATAGAAGTAATGGCTTTGATCGTCTGTCTGAGTTGCACAACCCTGTCCATGAAGAGGAATTGAGGATTGTACAGCCATCCAACGATTCTATCCATCTAGAAACAGCTGGGCAACCTATCAATGTTAACTCTATCCCGAATGACCAGGAAACAGAGCAACCCTCGGAAAGGATTCATGGTAGCCGTAGGGAAGGTGATGGTATCCCATTATCAGCCCCAGGCAGCATGGTGACAGGGGTGCATGAGGGTAGAGAGGCATTTGAAACCCATCTAAAGCTCACCTCCCATTTCAATTATGGCACGTTTGATCCATGGAAGCTAGTTGAAAAGTAAGTATTTTTTGCAGATTGGTAACTCCTGCTCTGAAATATTTGACACTTCAATCCTAAAGACATTGGTTgatgtttatttgatttttacttGCTACTTGTGTGTTGTAAAAATGAAGCCCTGTTAAAAAAATTGCACCTGGAAATCATAAATTATGgtgctttaaaaaatgaaaatgatcagGGAACACTATCCTAATATTATCatataattgaattattttttagttACAGATAACTTGAAATTGTCtgcacaaatttgatttttttttctgagctgAGATGTTATTTGATCAATGTGAATTATACCAAGTACAACACACAACAAAGTTCAGGATTTTATTTCAACAAGACCTCTAAAGTCTTTAATGTTAAATGCATTTAAGTGAATATATCTAAAGacataattgataataataaagtatGATGATTGGAGAAGGTGATTGGACTAAACACCATTTCCACAAGAACCAGTATTCTTTGCAAAAGAGCAGCTGAAGGAAGACGGCATGTAAGTAACCAAGGATGTGTCTAATTGCCTGAAAGCAAACAGTGTtctccccccccttttttttccacatataaaatatctataaaaaagaaaaggaaggttTACTGTTTCCTTCAGTATAGATATACAGTGATGCAAGTTGGGATGACTTCTAAATGATATGATGATACCAATCACATGTTGCTCTCTATCACAAGTGGCAATAGTGTCTGAAATTAAAAGGCCTTTGAAGAGAGCGTTGTTGACTCAGTCACTTATGCGTCTGCCCGTCAAACCAAAGATCGCGGGTCGGAGTCCAACcggggcggatgactgaagccagtgcattgtgtgtaaatgtctctcccatgtttcatagatgcaggctatgttacaatggaaaacactctgtctctcggataggacgttaaatggatgtctcgtgtagaggagagtcaccacctttacacgttaagaacccactgcactatttgtATAAGAgcagggggaaaccccggtgtagtggtccacctgcactccccccaatcagttatatcttCCCAGGCACAGAagatgccaaacaaataataataataatgaaatttgatgAATTGTTTATTGTGTGTTATTTTCTTTGCAGGATTGCAGATGACCTGGTAGAAGACATCATTCTTGATATCACTAATGAAGTCAGTGATGTTATTGGTAACTATGTTGAAACCATCTACGCAACAGAGTTTGAAATGAAGACGGAAGATGTATCTATGAAAGAAAAGGCGCGCAAAGCTCTCTTCACATAGTGTAGCCCTCTGCCTCCTCAACAGAACTAAACATTGGTCTTCTGGTGAGTAAGGAAGTTTGTTTTATATTGTGGAagagattttaaaaatgttatttgatACCCCTTTCCCTTTAAGATCATTCAGGCCAGCCTAAATAGGCAAGGTTAATACTAGGCCAGCCTAATAGTTTGACAGGCGTGAATTAACTGGTCTCCAAAAGAAACTTCTCAAACTTTACAAGCGCACTTCACAAATTCCACTCattcaaaatgtacaaaattttgACACAGGCTAGCTTCAATAATCTTTACTCAGCACATGTCAATAATGAAGAGGCTGTAACCCCTCAAATCAATTGGTTTCACAATccaaatttacaaaatggcaaaaaaaaaacaattaaaatgagATGGAATTAAACCAAATGGTCATTTTTTGCTTGACTGCTACTGAGTCCATTCATGCATTATGCTTCTTTGACCTCAGTGGGtatgtttaaaatgttaattttattttcctgtAACTTCTCTAATTAAACATGCCAATAATCATGCTGTGAACTTTAATAAACTGGGAAGTTTGTTAGGACAGCATGAATAGTAAGGCAGTGAGCAAATGATCTTATTAGATTTAGGGAgcacaaggtcaaaggtcacaaatgttttgatttacaaatttcataCATTAGAagtgcaaaatattttttgttatatcaATGGTGGAGGCaggcataattttttttactgcataAGTGCAGTTGAAGATCCATCCATTTGATGCCTTGTAACAAGAAAATATTGCTTTTCTCTGCAATATTTGATGAAGTGTCCTATTGCACAGTGTATCtagacaaaaatgatgaaaaatacttCTGTAAAAATCATgctaatatatacatgtagctcaac is a window of Lytechinus variegatus isolate NC3 chromosome 2, Lvar_3.0, whole genome shotgun sequence DNA encoding:
- the LOC121408726 gene encoding protein moonraker-like, with the translated sequence MAQQNQLLFNLGIPCNPQNMVTKFHNPGPVIIERLAGSKQTKPEVTGERSEQPVVFNVISKEKIAFAMQLARRDMKNKIQEQKQHHRQQVQEKGELAKPRKNLGKKKKEVEKTSKSQHRPHDRLSKKSNTNAHKKSNNDAQKKSLKTQTPSNGLPGLVLLSHDQPCNIEREAKRGLTKEDSLSKPNSTLRNINLQQKQEIARLKRELQTYMDQMNTSKRTESVDVKSSPDRTAMLRAGLESLMRAKPNRVERPEVRKSRQQRKERKHIQSSSVILPMSVRARHHNKELHEPVEGSMHFTKPTKSSTSKAIPAGDVVRRERSRTLSKGEVKPSWAPPGSPQSFHRVRLSKHVRAPSHGDSDLHVASNVESQEGRERTIDYEERRLQQEQEYHSDSSGDRDEEMRMRLSKHVRAPSHGTSDLVYSKESLGDKSCRTRISDIGEHVSQHKEEYHSHSAGHRGEENAGARLTQEGSASHAYKSSAESEASGNSSRMKSFKPRSTQDSCFPPSIESATQHTDMKDKVLTLLVDDVLEDVVQEFERLNHDTMLPGQNQIADSTPTFENLMQELEYMEMEEERIRQRWKQVKYHDPQVSKSNEGHESRVNEINTMGSLLDDAQRMERLNSAPLQHSIVFTNTQHSGNQNRSNGFDRLSELHNPVHEEELRIVQPSNDSIHLETAGQPINVNSIPNDQETEQPSERIHGSRREGDGIPLSAPGSMVTGVHEGREAFETHLKLTSHFNYGTFDPWKLVEKIADDLVEDIILDITNEVSDVIGNYVETIYATEFEMKTEDVSMKEKARKALFT